Proteins encoded by one window of Mesorhizobium sp. INR15:
- a CDS encoding caspase family protein, with protein MADRHRGTTDAAFLLALCLAVFFHASSAWAEDARPMRGVALVIGESRYEHLTALPNPANDARAVDRLLGELGFDVTSVTDGDKAKLDRSLQRFAEDAAGADVALLYYSGHGIEAGGENYLVPVSAAPSSLADAGKNLVALSGLLAELKAKVPVAIVLLDACRTNPFPAGASITTASGPAPVAAAGLGVTRGAVPLADTPDAPQSLGEVIGFAAEPGHAALDGDAGGNSPYAAALLKHLAAGGFAFGDVMTMVAEEVYVQTGGRQRPWTNASLRRLLYFGLTPEQATGDDAEIRGEHRKLLLTIATTPADTRRIVEAAANSGAVPLGTLYGLLGALGKDVPGDPRELDRLLRGQTEHLKAIIAERQALTSTDVDIVRLSNLAEKALADGAVTTAIKFQQQAKMRVAQLSKTVDKAEADIKARRIEFAEVYSRSGDTYFLAFQQMKAADDYGKAFEQVRRYDTGLAWHYKLAQANAIRAFGTFRGDNKALQAAMRTFGEAAKLLPQDRMTPQMVMTQNDYGLALYMYGTRQSGSASLEQAVAIFSSIVSSGIRQTDPSLWTEAQSNLGTALVLLGTRKSGPEQYQQAALAFAAARQAITRQDQPLKWALARKGEADAIAWIGLRGNNPDQLREAVDAYQDALTTLTRDLDPLSWAATQDALGSALWAIGDRLDGSEMLQRAVDAYNAALTENTRERVPLLWATEQSNLGNALSSLGQRETGTATLERAADAYHNALEEWTREREPFSWATAHNNLARNLVLTGERTGNAATVEAGLASYREALKEWTRQTAPLQWASLQGGVGAALLILGRDKADAGILRDAQDAMQQAWTFYQKAGYPRYDGFFRDRMAEIDKAMTALK; from the coding sequence ATGGCGGACCGGCATCGCGGCACCACGGACGCGGCTTTTTTGCTGGCGCTGTGCCTTGCCGTGTTTTTCCATGCATCGTCAGCTTGGGCTGAGGATGCCAGGCCGATGCGTGGCGTGGCGCTGGTCATCGGGGAATCCCGCTACGAACACCTCACCGCCCTGCCCAACCCGGCCAATGACGCCCGCGCCGTCGACCGTTTGCTCGGCGAGCTTGGCTTTGATGTCACCTCGGTCACCGATGGCGACAAGGCCAAGCTCGACCGCAGCTTGCAGCGCTTCGCCGAGGATGCCGCCGGCGCCGACGTGGCGCTGCTCTATTATTCGGGCCACGGCATCGAGGCCGGTGGCGAGAACTACCTGGTGCCGGTCAGCGCCGCTCCATCGTCGCTTGCCGATGCCGGCAAGAACCTCGTCGCGCTATCAGGCCTGTTGGCCGAACTAAAGGCCAAGGTTCCGGTCGCCATCGTGCTGCTTGATGCCTGCCGCACCAATCCGTTTCCAGCAGGCGCGAGCATCACTACCGCGTCCGGTCCGGCGCCCGTTGCCGCCGCCGGGCTCGGCGTGACACGAGGTGCCGTCCCGCTTGCCGATACACCCGATGCGCCGCAGAGCCTGGGAGAAGTGATCGGGTTCGCCGCCGAACCCGGTCATGCCGCGCTCGACGGCGACGCCGGCGGCAACAGCCCCTATGCCGCGGCCCTGCTGAAGCACCTCGCGGCCGGAGGCTTTGCCTTCGGCGACGTGATGACGATGGTTGCGGAGGAAGTCTACGTGCAGACCGGCGGCCGCCAGCGCCCTTGGACCAATGCCAGCCTGCGCCGTCTGCTCTACTTCGGCCTGACACCGGAACAGGCGACTGGTGACGATGCGGAGATACGCGGCGAGCATCGCAAGCTCCTGCTGACCATTGCCACCACCCCCGCCGACACGCGCCGGATCGTCGAGGCCGCAGCCAACTCCGGCGCCGTGCCGCTCGGCACGCTGTATGGGCTGCTTGGAGCCTTGGGCAAGGACGTGCCTGGCGATCCTCGCGAACTGGACCGGCTGCTGCGCGGCCAGACCGAACATCTCAAGGCCATCATTGCCGAGCGGCAAGCGCTGACGAGCACCGACGTGGACATCGTGCGCTTGTCGAACCTCGCCGAAAAGGCACTCGCCGATGGTGCGGTGACGACGGCGATCAAATTCCAGCAACAGGCGAAGATGCGCGTCGCGCAACTCTCAAAGACGGTCGACAAGGCGGAAGCCGACATCAAGGCGAGACGGATTGAATTCGCCGAGGTCTACAGCCGCAGCGGCGACACCTATTTTCTTGCCTTCCAGCAGATGAAGGCCGCCGACGACTACGGCAAGGCGTTCGAACAGGTCAGGCGATACGATACGGGCCTCGCCTGGCACTACAAGTTGGCGCAAGCCAATGCCATCCGCGCTTTCGGCACGTTTCGCGGTGACAACAAGGCACTGCAAGCCGCGATGCGCACATTTGGCGAAGCCGCCAAGCTGCTTCCGCAGGACCGGATGACGCCGCAAATGGTCATGACCCAGAACGACTACGGCCTGGCGCTGTATATGTATGGAACACGCCAGAGCGGCTCGGCGTCACTGGAGCAGGCCGTGGCCATTTTCTCCAGCATCGTCTCCAGCGGCATCCGGCAGACCGATCCTTCGCTGTGGACGGAGGCTCAATCGAATCTCGGCACCGCGCTTGTACTGCTTGGCACCCGCAAGAGCGGACCGGAACAATACCAGCAGGCGGCACTTGCCTTCGCCGCGGCCCGACAGGCGATTACGCGGCAGGACCAACCACTCAAATGGGCCTTGGCGCGCAAGGGAGAAGCCGACGCCATCGCCTGGATCGGCTTGCGTGGCAACAATCCTGACCAGCTGCGAGAAGCCGTCGATGCCTATCAGGATGCGCTGACGACGCTGACGCGCGATCTTGATCCTCTCTCCTGGGCCGCGACGCAGGACGCGCTGGGTAGCGCGCTGTGGGCCATCGGCGACAGGCTTGACGGCAGCGAGATGCTGCAACGTGCCGTCGACGCCTATAATGCGGCGCTCACCGAGAACACGCGCGAACGCGTGCCGCTGCTCTGGGCAACGGAACAGAGCAACCTTGGCAACGCCTTGTCCTCGCTCGGCCAGCGCGAAACCGGCACGGCGACGCTCGAGCGGGCGGCGGATGCCTATCACAACGCGCTGGAAGAATGGACGCGCGAACGCGAGCCGTTCAGCTGGGCGACCGCGCATAACAACCTGGCGCGCAACCTCGTGCTCACCGGTGAGCGGACGGGCAATGCGGCGACTGTCGAGGCTGGCCTTGCGTCCTATCGCGAAGCGCTGAAGGAATGGACGCGCCAGACCGCGCCGCTGCAATGGGCGTCCCTGCAGGGCGGCGTCGGGGCAGCC
- a CDS encoding CapA family protein → MSNYPLSYKLSWLPRFLKPSVLGDASGFAPMAGRVMEPQPGQTVRLAFIGDISAVANRRAPACDPAIAVLLGAADLVIGNCESPIVEKPSAVLGTKLGTHHAMTERFLGDALAAVGIAPEKLVLSLANNHVLDQGFAGFEATVAALQRLGIRTIGTTGNGPVEHVAVGPLMLGLAAFTLWRNADEAVFATRVSMESDPARWPRDAASGVDLLCAVPHWDWEFRHFPRAETRALARRLAGHGVGLIAGHHAHVVQPVERIGEALVAYGLGDFLGTAFARQPWPGRIGAILTVEVSADAGTRGKVASYRMHPFMRLRTGDHERLVPVEGLEGAMRPRVLKRLTAIFG, encoded by the coding sequence GTGTCGAACTATCCGCTCTCCTACAAACTGTCATGGCTGCCGCGGTTCCTGAAGCCGTCGGTCCTGGGCGATGCCAGTGGTTTCGCGCCAATGGCCGGGAGGGTGATGGAACCGCAGCCAGGCCAGACGGTAAGGCTTGCCTTCATCGGCGATATCTCGGCGGTGGCCAATCGCCGCGCGCCGGCGTGCGATCCGGCGATCGCGGTACTGCTTGGGGCCGCCGATCTGGTGATTGGCAATTGCGAAAGCCCGATCGTGGAAAAACCAAGCGCGGTGCTGGGAACCAAGCTCGGCACGCATCACGCGATGACGGAGCGTTTTCTCGGCGACGCACTGGCAGCGGTCGGCATCGCACCGGAAAAACTGGTGCTGTCGCTGGCCAACAATCATGTGCTTGATCAAGGCTTCGCTGGCTTTGAGGCAACGGTCGCGGCGCTGCAACGGCTTGGGATCCGCACCATCGGCACTACAGGGAATGGCCCGGTAGAGCATGTCGCCGTCGGGCCGCTGATGCTTGGCCTGGCCGCCTTCACGCTTTGGCGCAATGCCGACGAAGCTGTGTTCGCCACGCGTGTGTCGATGGAGAGCGACCCGGCGCGATGGCCGCGGGATGCCGCCAGCGGCGTCGATCTTCTCTGTGCCGTGCCGCATTGGGATTGGGAGTTCAGGCATTTTCCGCGTGCCGAGACCCGAGCACTGGCCAGGCGGCTGGCCGGACATGGCGTTGGGTTGATCGCCGGGCACCACGCGCATGTCGTACAGCCCGTGGAAAGGATCGGCGAGGCGCTTGTTGCCTATGGCCTTGGCGATTTCCTAGGCACCGCATTTGCGCGGCAACCATGGCCCGGCCGCATCGGCGCCATCCTGACGGTCGAGGTCAGCGCGGACGCCGGGACGCGCGGGAAAGTCGCATCCTACCGGATGCATCCTTTCATGCGCCTGCGCACCGGTGATCACGAGCGTCTGGTGCCGGTGGAAGGGCTGGAGGGGGCGATGAGGCCGAGGGTTCTGAAGCGGCTGACAGCGATTTTTGGCTGA
- a CDS encoding DUF1344 domain-containing protein, whose protein sequence is MKKTLATTAALLAFLGTAYAASVQGTIQAVDPTTKSITLDDGKIYQLSPEAAIGKLKVGAKVAVTVDDKTGIVTSIKKAS, encoded by the coding sequence ATGAAGAAAACCCTTGCAACCACCGCCGCTCTGCTCGCCTTCCTGGGCACCGCCTATGCCGCGAGCGTTCAGGGCACCATCCAGGCCGTCGACCCGACGACCAAGTCGATCACACTCGACGATGGCAAGATTTACCAGCTGTCGCCTGAAGCGGCGATCGGGAAATTGAAGGTCGGCGCCAAGGTGGCGGTTACCGTCGATGACAAGACCGGCATCGTGACGTCGATCAAGAAGGCTTCGTAG
- a CDS encoding FAD-binding oxidoreductase — MVEEQKAFRLSRRLLLGAAVVGGAVLWGGNTVARLARGPSGPKNAGRIADIDGIALPLKPLANAPAYDPSLAWSAKGGDLNDASGLSRTPVYGVVEVSEEDHIAKALAFARANGLKVSLAAIRHSMGGHAFDDNALVLDLRKFNKVTVDAAARTMTVQPGARWHDIQNLLHPRFAVKAMQSTDIFSVGGSLSVNAHGMDHQAGSVAGSIRLMRVMLADGSVTTCSPTENNDLFRHVVGGYGLFGVVLEATLDIVDNTVYRTSREIIKSDDFPKFFAEVLEPNKDIGLFYGHLSTAPGNFLEDMIVYRYDKVADQPPAGQPAIGEPDGVGLKRVIINLAKWGSLFQELKWFTEKTLEPKFENCTVPRTSAMAEGEACLVTRNNPMHDSVPYLFNDLMDETDILHEYFIPRAAYVGFITEARKILRNQDLPVLNASVRIVHKEDVALTYAPEPAYSLVLYINQPTDADGSARMRALTRALIDVTIKHGGRFFLPYQLHYTAKELLASYPELPAFLAVKRQYDPTELFSSTFYRAIKALSGVA; from the coding sequence ATGGTGGAAGAGCAAAAGGCATTTCGCCTGTCGCGGCGGCTGCTGCTGGGCGCGGCGGTGGTTGGCGGCGCGGTGCTGTGGGGCGGAAACACCGTGGCGCGGCTGGCGCGCGGGCCGTCAGGGCCGAAGAATGCCGGACGCATCGCCGATATCGACGGTATCGCCCTGCCGCTGAAGCCGCTCGCCAATGCGCCGGCCTATGACCCGTCGCTGGCATGGTCTGCCAAGGGCGGCGACCTCAACGATGCCAGTGGCCTGTCGAGGACGCCGGTCTATGGCGTGGTCGAGGTGAGCGAGGAAGACCATATCGCCAAGGCGCTGGCCTTCGCCCGTGCCAACGGCCTGAAAGTGTCGCTGGCCGCTATCCGCCACTCCATGGGCGGGCACGCGTTTGACGACAACGCATTGGTGCTCGACCTCAGGAAATTCAACAAGGTCACGGTCGACGCCGCCGCCCGAACCATGACCGTGCAGCCCGGCGCGCGCTGGCACGATATCCAGAACCTTTTGCATCCGCGTTTCGCGGTGAAGGCCATGCAGTCGACCGACATCTTTTCGGTCGGCGGCTCGCTGTCGGTCAACGCGCATGGCATGGACCACCAGGCCGGCTCGGTCGCCGGCTCGATCCGCTTGATGCGGGTAATGCTGGCCGATGGTTCGGTAACGACCTGCTCGCCCACCGAAAACAACGACCTGTTCCGCCATGTCGTCGGCGGTTACGGCCTGTTCGGGGTGGTGCTGGAAGCGACGCTCGATATCGTCGACAACACCGTCTACCGGACATCGAGGGAGATCATCAAATCCGATGATTTTCCAAAGTTCTTCGCCGAGGTGCTGGAGCCGAACAAGGATATCGGCCTGTTCTACGGCCATCTGTCGACGGCGCCGGGCAATTTCCTCGAGGACATGATCGTCTACCGCTACGACAAGGTTGCCGACCAGCCGCCGGCCGGCCAGCCGGCGATTGGCGAGCCTGATGGGGTGGGGCTGAAGCGTGTGATCATCAACCTGGCGAAATGGGGCAGCCTGTTCCAGGAATTGAAGTGGTTCACCGAAAAGACGCTGGAGCCGAAATTCGAGAACTGCACGGTGCCGCGCACGTCAGCCATGGCCGAGGGCGAGGCCTGTCTCGTCACACGCAACAACCCGATGCATGATTCCGTGCCCTATCTGTTCAACGACCTGATGGATGAGACCGACATTCTGCACGAGTATTTCATCCCGCGCGCCGCCTATGTCGGGTTCATCACGGAAGCGCGTAAAATCCTGCGCAACCAGGACCTGCCGGTTCTCAACGCCTCGGTGCGCATTGTCCACAAGGAGGATGTCGCTCTGACCTACGCGCCGGAGCCGGCCTATTCGCTGGTGCTCTACATCAACCAGCCGACCGATGCTGACGGCAGTGCCAGGATGCGGGCGCTGACACGGGCGTTGATCGACGTGACGATCAAGCATGGCGGGCGGTTTTTCCTGCCCTACCAGTTGCATTACACGGCCAAGGAGTTGCTGGCCTCCTATCCGGAACTGCCGGCCTTCCTGGCCGTTAAACGGCAATATGACCCGACGGAACTGTTTTCCTCGACGTTTTACCGTGCCATCAAGGCGTTGAGCGGGGTTGCGTAA
- a CDS encoding diacylglycerol kinase family protein: protein MKVGVVLNPIAGGGRLKRQWAEVAVSLKKHFGEFELRETQAEGDAERLALDLAASGYDLVIAAGGDGTASEVADGLLQAAMESGRATELGLLPCGTGIDFARGLGLPRDVDAVLKRIADAKGRKVDAGRICYIDDHGALASRHFINIASLGLSGATDRAVNADKRKGKMSAKALFLWRTVVEFIRYRFQDVSITVDDGAPVEARMALVAVANGRFFGGGMMIAPDAELTDGQFDIVILRAAGKLKLIWDIRLLYGGRHRNHPAITILRGKKVVVEPLGDVEKNGALVDIDGESPGRIPATFEILPGALTLRY from the coding sequence TTGAAAGTCGGGGTGGTTCTCAATCCGATAGCGGGTGGCGGCCGGCTGAAACGGCAATGGGCGGAGGTTGCCGTCTCGCTGAAAAAGCATTTCGGCGAATTCGAACTGCGCGAGACGCAGGCCGAAGGTGATGCGGAAAGGCTGGCGCTCGACCTGGCCGCGAGCGGCTACGACCTGGTGATCGCGGCGGGCGGTGACGGTACTGCCAGCGAGGTGGCCGACGGGTTGCTACAGGCCGCCATGGAGAGCGGGCGGGCAACCGAGCTTGGTCTCCTGCCATGCGGCACCGGCATCGACTTCGCGCGTGGGCTCGGCCTGCCGCGCGACGTGGACGCGGTGCTGAAGCGGATCGCGGATGCCAAAGGGCGCAAGGTCGATGCCGGGCGCATCTGCTACATCGACGACCATGGCGCGCTGGCCAGCCGGCATTTCATCAACATCGCCAGCCTCGGCCTGTCAGGCGCCACCGACCGCGCTGTCAATGCCGACAAGCGCAAGGGCAAGATGTCGGCGAAGGCGCTGTTCCTGTGGCGCACCGTCGTGGAGTTCATCCGTTATCGGTTCCAAGACGTCAGCATCACTGTCGACGATGGCGCCCCTGTTGAAGCGCGCATGGCGCTCGTGGCGGTGGCCAATGGAAGGTTCTTCGGCGGCGGCATGATGATCGCGCCGGACGCGGAGCTGACGGACGGGCAGTTCGACATCGTCATCCTGCGCGCGGCGGGCAAGCTCAAGCTGATCTGGGACATCCGCCTGCTCTATGGCGGGCGGCATCGCAACCATCCGGCAATCACCATCCTGCGCGGAAAGAAAGTGGTTGTCGAACCGCTCGGAGATGTGGAAAAGAACGGCGCGCTGGTCGATATCGACGGCGAATCGCCGGGGCGTATCCCGGCGACCTTTGAAATCCTGCCGGGCGCACTGACGCTCAGATATTGA
- a CDS encoding NAD(P)-dependent oxidoreductase has protein sequence MSESYAFIGLGHLGGNLAASLIRNGFAVTVFDRDPAAVERLVALGAAAANSPAEAAARAGNAITCLPSPKISEAVLAGPGGLLKGLPNGGTWIEMSTNGRDEIMRLAALASAKSIDTLECPVTGGVHLAAAGKITALVGGDASLYQRHRPAIEAMCAKSFLMGPIGSAAVIKVITNMLAFIHLVAAGEALMLARQGGLDLGQSYHAIVASSGNSFVHETESQLVLNGSYDIGFTMDLALKDLGFALAMGEKSGVPLDLASRVNAIFEQGKAAYGGGAWSTQIVKLLEDAVGTDLRASGFPAKLEL, from the coding sequence GCCTGATCCGCAACGGCTTCGCGGTCACCGTCTTCGATCGTGACCCGGCCGCTGTCGAGCGCCTCGTCGCGCTCGGCGCGGCAGCCGCGAACAGCCCCGCCGAGGCCGCCGCCCGCGCCGGCAATGCCATCACCTGCCTGCCCTCGCCCAAGATCAGCGAAGCGGTGCTGGCCGGCCCGGGCGGATTGCTGAAAGGCCTGCCCAACGGTGGCACCTGGATCGAGATGTCGACCAACGGCCGGGACGAGATCATGCGTCTCGCAGCGCTCGCTTCGGCAAAGAGCATCGACACATTGGAATGCCCTGTTACCGGCGGCGTGCATTTGGCCGCGGCCGGCAAGATCACCGCACTGGTTGGTGGCGATGCATCACTCTACCAACGTCATCGCCCGGCCATCGAAGCGATGTGCGCGAAGTCGTTCCTGATGGGTCCGATCGGCTCGGCGGCGGTGATCAAGGTCATCACCAACATGCTCGCCTTCATCCATCTCGTCGCCGCCGGCGAAGCCCTGATGCTGGCCAGGCAAGGCGGGCTCGACCTCGGCCAGTCCTACCACGCCATCGTTGCCTCCTCCGGCAACAGCTTCGTCCATGAGACCGAGAGCCAGCTGGTGCTGAACGGCTCCTACGATATCGGCTTCACCATGGACCTGGCGCTGAAGGATCTTGGCTTTGCGCTGGCCATGGGCGAAAAATCCGGCGTGCCGCTCGACCTGGCATCGCGCGTCAACGCGATTTTCGAGCAAGGCAAGGCGGCCTATGGCGGCGGCGCCTGGTCGACACAGATCGTCAAATTGCTTGAGGATGCGGTCGGCACCGACCTGCGCGCATCGGGTTTTCCGGCCAAGCTGGAGCTTTGA